A single genomic interval of Aedes aegypti strain LVP_AGWG chromosome 1, AaegL5.0 Primary Assembly, whole genome shotgun sequence harbors:
- the LOC110676034 gene encoding uncharacterized protein LOC110676034, with amino-acid sequence MIIHGKVLLEKSQAPPIKEKKKNAAKDMCIQLLIQHGIDMTPKQVMKKINNLKARIKAKTDRKQTGNRKINLNGPERKFFDLMGGVDNPSVSKRPYGVAVGSSGRQQDTALEEDEGQSAVNEEANNETANISVDQLNRQSDVRQTVNQKTILEEQLNLIKAQQAYTAQLQAQQDERHEKEMELLMLKRKLTLLKIQQLENED; translated from the exons ATGATCATCCACGGAAAAGTGCTGCTTGAGAAATCACAAGCACCACCTATAaaggaaaagaagaaaaatgcTGCTAAGGACATGTGTATACAACTGCTTATACAACATGGCATAGATATGACGCCGAAGCAGGTCATGAAAAAGATCAACAACCTAAAAGCAAGGATCAAGGCAAAAACTGACCGGAAGCAAACCGGCAATCGGAAAATCAATTTAAATGGGCCTGAAAGAAAGTTTTTCGATCTGATGGGAGGTGTTGACAATCCGAGCGTGAGCAAGCGTCCCT ATGGTGTCGCTGTTGGATCATCTGGTAGGCAGCAAGATACGGCTCTTGAAGAGGACGAAGGACAAAGTGCGGTTAACGAGGAAGCCAACAATGAAACTGCAAACATTTCTGTGGATCAG CTCAACAGACAAAGCGATGTTAGACAAACTGTCAATCAAAAAACGATCCTGGAAGAGCAGCTGAACCTGATTAAGGCTCAACAAGCGTATACGGCACAGCTTCAGGCGCAACAAGATGAGCGTCACGAGAAGGAAATGGAGTTGCTGATGCTGAAACGCAAGTTGACTTTATTGAAAATACAGCAGCTTGAAAACGAGGattga
- the LOC110676016 gene encoding putative nuclease HARBI1 has translation MYSGDFINLPFPIVADIDGNYINRSVKMYKPRREGDDNNFKDLYRFTRENVDHVTQAFLGDSFENRGGALSNVQRMKCFLRYVGDPGFQVGVGEDLGIHQTTVCKTIWSVCKEIVEKADEWIHFPNTPDEFEQEKKMWQTKYKFPSAIGAIDCTHILINKPGNYKDEFVNRKGLNSFNVQATCNAKEQFTSMDCEWAGSVHDARIWKNSNVFNLIQENQAGAILLADEAYPLTPWVMTPYRDPVTSLQKVFNVIHKRERVVIERVFGQVKQRFPLLQSKVRVKTEKNPRFIAACFVLHNVAKHLKDEDFEPAETTTYDIEVPRPTVTDATVLQRGQRRRDCIASYLRGGSNR, from the exons aTGTATTCTGGTGATTTTATTAATTTACCTTTCCCGATTGTAGCGGACATAGATGGAAATTATATAAATCGCTCAGTAAAAATGTATAAGCCTAGGCGAGAAGGCGatgataataatttcaaagatcTCTATCGATTTACTCGTGAAAATGTTGATCATGTAACACAAGCATTTCTGGGAGATAGTTTTGAAAATCGAGGTGGTGCGTTATCGAATGTTCAAAGGATGAAATGCTTTTTAAGATATGTCGGTGATCCAGGATTCCAG GTAGGTGTAGGAGAGGACTTGGGTATCCACCAAACAACAGTGTGCAAAACGATTTGGTCTGTGTGCAAAGAAATAGTTGAGAAAGCTGACGAGTGGATACATTTTCCAAACACACCGGACGAATTTGAACAGGAAAAGAAAATGTGGCAAACTAAATACAAATTTCCAAGTGCCATTGGTGCAATAGATTGCACTCACATTCTGATCAATAAACCAGGCAACTACAAGGATGAGTTTGTAAATAGGAAAGGGCTGAATTCCTTCAATGTACAAGCAACCTGTAATGCCAAAGAGCAGTTTACAAGCATGGATTGTGAATGGGCTGGATCAGTACATGACGCACGAATATGGAAAAACTCAAATGTCTTCAATTTGATTCAGGAAAATCAGGCAGGTGCGATTCTTTTGGCTGATGAAGCATACCCTCTTACCCCTTGGGTAATGACGCCATACCGAGATCCTGTGACATCCTTACAAAAAGTGTTCAATGTGATTCACAAGCGAGAAAGAGTCGTCATAGAGCGCGTTTTTGGACAAGTGAAACAAAGATTTCCATTACTGCAGTCAAAAGTAAGGGtaaaaaccgaaaaaaatcCTCGTTTCATCGCTGCATGCTTTGTTCTGCACAACGTGGCGAAACATCTTAAAGATGAAGACTTTGAACCAGCGGAAACAACCACCTATGATATAGAAGTACCCAGACCAACCGTGACTGATGCTACAGTATTGCAGAGAGGCCAACGACGTCGCGATTGTATTGCGTCATATTTGCGAGGTGGAAGTAATCgttga